A genomic window from Planococcus rifietoensis includes:
- a CDS encoding SRPBCC family protein, whose translation MPMIYHETYIEAPIECVFDLARSIEVHIETVSNTNERAIAGTTSGLMELGDWVTWKATHLGVRQKLTSKITELERPYRFSDAMVKGAFHSFHHTHEFTESGSGTLMKDWFVYRAPFGVIGKLADKLFLERHMEKFLSTRAAELKRIAETQ comes from the coding sequence ATGCCCATGATCTATCACGAAACCTATATTGAAGCACCAATCGAGTGCGTATTCGACTTGGCCAGAAGCATCGAAGTGCATATCGAAACTGTCTCGAACACCAACGAACGTGCCATTGCCGGGACGACAAGCGGTTTGATGGAACTAGGCGACTGGGTGACGTGGAAAGCGACGCATCTCGGTGTCCGCCAAAAACTTACATCGAAAATCACTGAACTGGAGCGTCCGTATCGATTCAGCGATGCTATGGTAAAAGGCGCTTTTCATTCTTTCCACCACACGCATGAATTCACCGAAAGCGGAAGCGGCACGCTGATGAAAGACTGGTTTGTCTACCGTGCGCCGTTTGGGGTCATCGGAAAACTGGCCGATAAATTATTTCTCGAACGCCATATGGAAAAATTCCTGTCGACGCGCGCGGCCGAATTAAAACGCATCGCAGAAACCCAATAA
- a CDS encoding Crp/Fnr family transcriptional regulator, translating into MQPINEYLQQYGLADLFPAAVVDSMQIDRFATGHRLFSQGDTADMLYLLVEGKLKISMLSPEGKRLILAFKTPFDIVGDIEYVQKCPFINTVEAVTDLVLLRVPHKALDHEMSGNALFQQFLLETITRKFVTKAQELNFNLLYAVDVRVASYLLSMTPNKPRLDSPSLVDMADLIGTSYRHLNRVLQKFEQSGWIKRNNGKIDLLDRDALLDQAGHNIYE; encoded by the coding sequence TTGCAGCCAATTAACGAGTATCTTCAACAGTATGGGTTGGCGGATTTGTTCCCCGCTGCCGTCGTCGATTCGATGCAGATTGACCGTTTTGCGACAGGACATCGATTATTCTCACAAGGTGATACTGCGGATATGCTGTATTTACTCGTCGAGGGCAAATTGAAGATTTCCATGTTGTCGCCAGAAGGCAAACGGCTGATTTTGGCATTCAAAACGCCTTTCGATATCGTCGGCGACATCGAATACGTGCAGAAATGCCCGTTCATCAATACGGTCGAAGCTGTCACCGATTTAGTATTGCTCCGCGTCCCGCACAAAGCCCTGGATCATGAAATGAGCGGCAACGCCCTCTTCCAGCAATTTTTATTGGAAACGATCACGCGCAAGTTTGTGACGAAAGCACAGGAATTGAATTTCAATTTGCTGTATGCCGTCGATGTGCGCGTGGCGAGTTATTTGCTCTCCATGACGCCGAATAAGCCGAGGCTCGATTCTCCTTCGCTTGTCGATATGGCGGATTTGATCGGCACGAGTTATCGCCACTTGAACCGTGTACTTCAAAAATTTGAGCAGTCGGGGTGGATTAAACGCAACAACGGCAAAATCGATTTGCTCGACCGGGACGCGTTATTGGATCAGGCGGGCCATAATATTTACGAATAG
- a CDS encoding MATE family efflux transporter — translation MAQQSIHRLDNESVGKAFIRYLVPSTIGMLLMAINIVADGIMVGNRLGPVALGGVGIAAPVYTLFVAMSLWIGIGGATRFSALMGAKRTTEARVVFSHAMASIFAVTLLIGLLAFPFRTELAYLLGANAETYPYVSDYLYLMLLFGFVFTMENALSIMVRNDGSPNLAMVSLITTSLLNIGLNYVFLFVLDFGVKGAAAATLLAAFVGMLVLCTHFFKKDNQLRFVRFKPNRKLLLLILVIGFPSFLAEVGMSVFTISHNNVFERLAGTEGVAAFAILNYVHSVMLLAFLGMGSAIQPLVSYYSGAKDQAKIKKTLQLAIGTAFVAGLLFFIFGQFFAATIASVFGDFPDAVMNLATSGIQLFFIAYLFMGTNFVMMTYYQSTGEIRMATWITAAREIVVLLILLSILPVFFGVTGAWLAIPLSELIVLLTIVYYQMRQKKKLQFTEDMTAQFK, via the coding sequence ATGGCACAACAATCTATTCACCGTCTCGATAACGAATCGGTCGGCAAGGCATTCATCCGTTATTTAGTACCCTCGACTATCGGCATGCTGCTGATGGCAATCAATATCGTCGCAGATGGCATCATGGTCGGCAACCGTCTCGGGCCGGTCGCACTGGGTGGTGTCGGGATTGCGGCACCGGTCTATACCTTATTCGTCGCGATGTCGCTCTGGATCGGCATCGGCGGCGCCACGAGGTTTTCTGCTCTCATGGGGGCGAAGCGGACAACGGAAGCACGCGTCGTCTTTTCGCACGCGATGGCGTCAATTTTTGCGGTGACGCTCCTCATTGGGCTATTGGCATTTCCGTTTCGCACAGAACTCGCTTATTTGCTTGGGGCGAACGCGGAAACCTATCCATACGTCTCCGATTACTTATACTTGATGCTGTTATTCGGCTTCGTCTTCACGATGGAAAATGCCCTCAGCATCATGGTGCGTAATGACGGCAGCCCGAACTTGGCGATGGTGTCGCTTATCACGACTTCTCTTCTGAACATCGGCTTGAATTACGTGTTCTTGTTCGTATTAGATTTCGGCGTCAAAGGCGCGGCCGCTGCGACTTTGCTCGCTGCATTTGTCGGCATGCTCGTCTTGTGCACGCATTTCTTTAAAAAAGACAATCAATTGCGCTTTGTCCGGTTCAAGCCGAACCGAAAATTGCTGCTGTTGATTCTCGTCATCGGCTTTCCAAGTTTCTTAGCGGAAGTCGGCATGTCGGTGTTCACGATTTCGCATAATAATGTCTTTGAACGCCTGGCAGGAACAGAAGGCGTTGCCGCATTTGCGATTCTCAATTATGTTCACAGCGTTATGCTGCTCGCATTCCTTGGGATGGGTTCGGCCATTCAGCCGCTGGTCAGTTATTACAGCGGGGCGAAAGACCAGGCGAAGATCAAGAAGACGCTGCAATTGGCGATCGGCACGGCGTTTGTGGCAGGCTTGCTGTTCTTTATCTTCGGGCAATTCTTTGCCGCCACCATCGCCAGCGTTTTCGGCGATTTCCCAGACGCCGTGATGAATCTCGCGACTTCCGGCATCCAACTGTTCTTTATTGCCTATCTGTTCATGGGCACCAATTTCGTCATGATGACTTATTATCAATCAACGGGCGAAATCCGTATGGCGACATGGATCACCGCAGCGCGTGAAATTGTCGTGCTGTTGATTTTGCTGAGCATCTTGCCCGTGTTTTTCGGCGTAACGGGCGCGTGGCTTGCGATTCCGCTTTCGGAATTGATTGTCTTATTGACGATCGTTTATTATCAAATGAGACAGAAAAAGAAACTTCAGTTCACTGAGGATATGACGGCGCAATTTAAATAA
- a CDS encoding DMT family transporter, whose product MKGILFALAGGFFLTFQSVANATISDQIGTWQAAAMTQLTGFVLAILIVLALRDTSIKHLKKVSPLYVSGGLLAAFILFSNMTAIHRMGVTLTISLFLIAQLIAAIVIDGKGWFHMAKKNVGKTQIAGVVLMIAGILILKW is encoded by the coding sequence ATGAAAGGAATTTTATTTGCTTTAGCGGGAGGGTTTTTCCTGACCTTCCAAAGCGTGGCGAACGCGACGATCAGCGACCAGATCGGCACGTGGCAAGCAGCGGCAATGACCCAACTGACGGGCTTTGTACTTGCGATCTTGATCGTTTTGGCGCTAAGAGATACATCGATTAAACACTTGAAAAAAGTTTCTCCTCTATATGTCTCAGGCGGTTTGCTTGCGGCGTTCATCTTGTTCAGCAATATGACCGCCATCCACCGCATGGGCGTGACACTGACGATTAGCCTGTTCCTGATCGCGCAGCTGATCGCGGCGATCGTCATTGACGGCAAAGGCTGGTTCCATATGGCGAAGAAGAACGTCGGAAAGACACAGATTGCTGGAGTGGTGCTGATGATTGCGGGCATTCTCATCTTGAAATGGTAA
- a CDS encoding DMT family transporter: MVVGIILALSGGVFVCLQNIFNANVKQHVSVWATTALVLLLGFIASFIAGFAVNGMGLFHFEAEPWFWFSGVLGVGVVVCVTQGVQTLGPSRAISIVMVSQIFFGLMWDTAGWFGLEQVPFTWQSLLGVLLISAGILLFQLGPILERKPFVQKQKAQNEV, from the coding sequence ATGGTTGTTGGCATCATACTGGCACTTTCAGGCGGTGTCTTTGTTTGCCTGCAAAATATATTCAACGCGAATGTGAAACAACACGTCAGCGTCTGGGCAACGACGGCACTGGTGTTGTTACTTGGATTTATCGCCTCTTTTATCGCAGGCTTTGCTGTGAACGGCATGGGATTGTTTCACTTCGAAGCAGAGCCGTGGTTTTGGTTCAGCGGCGTGCTTGGTGTCGGGGTCGTCGTCTGCGTCACGCAAGGCGTCCAGACATTGGGCCCGAGCCGCGCAATCTCGATTGTCATGGTGTCGCAAATTTTCTTCGGCTTGATGTGGGACACGGCGGGCTGGTTCGGGCTCGAGCAAGTTCCGTTCACATGGCAATCACTGCTTGGCGTGCTTTTGATCAGCGCGGGTATCTTGTTATTCCAACTGGGTCCTATATTGGAACGAAAACCGTTTGTCCAAAAACAAAAAGCTCAGAATGAAGTTTAA
- a CDS encoding TetR/AcrR family transcriptional regulator translates to MKNRIIQAFIEETRNNGIKFTMDDLAKRLGISKRTLYENFSSKLEILETIIDQAFSEYEQRARIIREDETLDLQEKIHRLIVMIPNHNDFFDLRVLEQLKRYYPEQWQRVDREMNQWDDLKQLLEEGMETGLIKQQNIDLLMKMILNVVNISLDQQFFSEQSISIKEAVETMSELLLDGFVKNE, encoded by the coding sequence GTGAAAAATCGGATTATACAGGCGTTTATCGAAGAAACGAGAAACAACGGCATCAAATTTACGATGGATGATTTGGCTAAACGGCTGGGCATCAGCAAGCGCACCTTGTATGAGAACTTCTCATCCAAGCTGGAAATTCTGGAAACGATCATCGACCAGGCCTTTTCAGAGTACGAACAGCGGGCCCGCATCATCCGAGAAGACGAAACCCTCGACTTGCAGGAAAAGATCCACCGATTGATTGTCATGATTCCGAACCATAATGACTTTTTCGATTTGCGCGTATTGGAGCAGTTGAAGCGTTATTACCCAGAGCAATGGCAGCGTGTCGATCGGGAAATGAACCAGTGGGATGACTTGAAGCAATTGCTTGAAGAAGGCATGGAAACTGGCCTGATCAAACAACAAAACATCGATCTGTTAATGAAAATGATTTTGAACGTCGTCAATATTTCCTTGGATCAGCAGTTCTTCTCGGAACAAAGCATTTCCATCAAGGAAGCTGTTGAAACGATGAGTGAATTATTATTGGACGGGTTCGTCAAAAACGAATAG
- the tenA gene encoding thiaminase II: MTFCKEVRLECADLWDASFEHPFVKGIAKGDLPLDVFKFYVMQDAYYLTHFAKVQSLGAVKAKDLKTTQSFAHHAEQTCAAELALHESFMELLGVSEEDWKLFEPSPHAYAYVSHMYRSAEGDLADVLAALLPCYWLYYEIGERLKTATPEEPIFQKWIGTYGSEWFGELVNEQIERMDCLADGLPEERRKELKKRFMRSSYYEWQFWQQAWTMETWELPAKKESVRHA; this comes from the coding sequence ATGACATTTTGTAAAGAAGTCCGGTTGGAATGCGCAGATTTATGGGACGCCAGTTTTGAACACCCGTTTGTAAAAGGCATCGCGAAAGGCGATTTGCCGCTCGATGTCTTCAAATTCTACGTCATGCAAGACGCTTATTACCTGACCCATTTCGCAAAAGTGCAGTCACTGGGGGCAGTGAAAGCGAAAGATTTGAAAACGACGCAATCATTTGCGCATCACGCAGAACAGACCTGTGCCGCGGAACTCGCGCTCCATGAATCGTTTATGGAATTGCTTGGAGTAAGTGAGGAAGATTGGAAGCTATTTGAACCGTCTCCCCACGCCTATGCTTATGTTTCGCATATGTACCGCTCCGCAGAAGGCGACTTGGCAGATGTACTCGCGGCCTTGCTTCCGTGTTATTGGCTTTATTACGAAATTGGCGAACGTTTGAAGACGGCAACACCGGAAGAACCGATTTTCCAAAAATGGATCGGCACATACGGTTCCGAATGGTTCGGGGAACTGGTGAATGAACAAATCGAACGAATGGACTGCTTAGCGGATGGCTTGCCAGAAGAGCGGCGCAAGGAATTGAAAAAGCGCTTTATGAGAAGCAGTTATTATGAATGGCAGTTCTGGCAGCAAGCGTGGACGATGGAAACTTGGGAGCTGCCCGCGAAAAAGGAGAGTGTCCGCCATGCTTAG
- the thiE gene encoding thiamine phosphate synthase has translation MFGNPAIYFLMGTTNAGTKEPLALLEEALQGGITHFQLREKGRGALTGDALAEFAAECKGLCREYGVPIFINDDVELACTIEADGIHIGQDDMDCGQVRKQIGASMALGVSVHSVKEANEALTCGATYLGMGPVFGTRTKSDAKPPAGVAEIIKVKTQYPHVPVIGIGGIEPGNAEMVWRAGVSGIAVISSIAGAQDVAGQIERFKQSIPGRRVG, from the coding sequence TTGTTCGGGAATCCAGCGATTTATTTTCTAATGGGTACGACAAACGCCGGTACTAAAGAGCCGCTCGCGTTGCTCGAAGAAGCGCTTCAAGGCGGCATCACCCATTTTCAGCTGCGCGAAAAAGGGCGCGGGGCATTGACGGGCGATGCGCTTGCAGAGTTCGCCGCAGAGTGCAAGGGCCTATGCCGTGAATACGGTGTTCCGATCTTCATCAATGACGATGTCGAACTGGCTTGCACGATCGAAGCGGACGGCATCCATATCGGCCAGGACGATATGGACTGCGGACAAGTGAGAAAACAAATCGGCGCGTCGATGGCTCTTGGCGTTTCGGTACATTCAGTCAAAGAAGCGAATGAAGCGCTGACGTGCGGCGCCACGTATCTCGGCATGGGACCGGTATTTGGCACACGCACAAAAAGCGATGCGAAACCGCCGGCGGGTGTTGCTGAAATCATTAAAGTGAAAACCCAATATCCGCACGTACCGGTCATTGGCATCGGAGGCATCGAACCGGGCAACGCCGAAATGGTCTGGCGGGCAGGCGTTTCGGGCATCGCCGTTATTTCCTCTATTGCAGGGGCACAAGATGTCGCGGGACAAATCGAACGGTTTAAACAATCGATTCCGGGGAGGCGTGTCGGATGA
- a CDS encoding GNAT family N-acetyltransferase: protein MQLAKQLFQVKGLDYCIRSAEIQDAAQLEKVRLQIDGETENMDRKRGEAYLDAAAFIRLIEEDATSGRNLFLVAEVDGQLAGFSRCEGNALRRTEHQVEFGVGVLKKYWGYRIGRKLLESSIHWADAQEIKKMNLKVLEKNEKAIELYKNCGFRVEGILKMDKRLADGNYYDTVVMGRIR, encoded by the coding sequence ATGCAATTAGCGAAGCAGCTGTTTCAAGTGAAAGGCTTGGATTATTGCATTCGAAGTGCGGAGATCCAAGACGCAGCGCAATTGGAGAAAGTCCGTTTGCAGATCGACGGTGAGACGGAAAATATGGACCGCAAGCGGGGAGAAGCTTATTTGGATGCAGCGGCCTTCATACGTCTCATCGAAGAAGATGCGACAAGCGGCCGGAATTTATTTTTGGTGGCCGAAGTGGACGGACAGCTCGCCGGGTTTTCCAGATGTGAAGGAAACGCACTGAGGCGGACTGAGCATCAAGTGGAGTTTGGCGTCGGGGTGCTCAAGAAGTATTGGGGCTATCGTATCGGCCGCAAGCTCTTGGAGTCATCGATCCACTGGGCGGATGCACAAGAAATCAAGAAGATGAATTTAAAAGTACTTGAAAAAAATGAAAAAGCGATTGAACTGTATAAAAATTGTGGCTTTAGAGTAGAAGGCATATTGAAAATGGACAAGCGCTTAGCGGATGGAAACTATTACGATACCGTAGTGATGGGGCGGATCCGCTAA
- the thiD gene encoding bifunctional hydroxymethylpyrimidine kinase/phosphomethylpyrimidine kinase yields MDAKAQVLTIAGSDSGGGAGIQADLKTFQELGTFGCSAITAVTAQNTQGVHGIYPMDRQAVKQQLDAIGTDFDIRALKTGMLFDAGIIEETAQGIKRYGWDRLVIDPVMIAKGGASLLQQEAVEAIKTLLVPLAAIITPNIPEAEVLSGIEITDDASRRNAAEAILSLGAEAVVIKGGHSTDPDVAEDFYLDQQGTVILLRSERLQTQQTHGTGCTFSAALTAELGKGNSVEEALFTAKEFIQAALAYPLHIGHGHGPTHHAAYKESIEKEVVHLVRESSDLFSNGYDKRRY; encoded by the coding sequence ATGGACGCTAAAGCGCAAGTATTGACGATCGCCGGATCTGATTCAGGCGGCGGAGCGGGGATACAGGCGGATTTGAAAACGTTCCAGGAACTTGGCACTTTTGGCTGTTCGGCGATAACGGCGGTGACCGCCCAAAACACGCAGGGCGTTCACGGTATTTACCCGATGGACCGGCAAGCGGTCAAACAACAACTCGATGCGATCGGAACCGACTTCGATATCCGTGCGCTCAAGACCGGCATGCTGTTTGACGCCGGCATCATCGAAGAAACGGCGCAAGGCATCAAACGCTACGGCTGGGACAGGCTCGTCATCGACCCTGTCATGATCGCAAAAGGGGGCGCTTCCTTGTTGCAGCAAGAAGCGGTCGAAGCAATTAAAACCTTGCTCGTCCCGCTCGCTGCCATCATCACGCCGAACATCCCGGAAGCGGAAGTATTGAGTGGCATAGAAATCACAGACGATGCCTCACGCAGAAATGCGGCGGAAGCGATTTTATCGCTCGGTGCCGAAGCGGTAGTCATCAAAGGCGGCCATAGCACTGACCCTGACGTTGCGGAAGACTTTTATCTAGATCAGCAAGGCACGGTGATCTTGCTGCGTTCGGAGCGTCTCCAAACGCAACAGACCCATGGTACGGGCTGTACGTTTTCAGCGGCATTGACAGCTGAACTCGGCAAAGGCAATTCAGTCGAAGAAGCCTTGTTCACCGCCAAGGAATTCATCCAGGCAGCACTCGCGTATCCGCTTCACATCGGGCATGGCCACGGTCCGACACACCATGCGGCGTACAAAGAATCTATCGAAAAGGAAGTGGTTCATCTTGTTCGGGAATCCAGCGATTTATTTTCTAATGGGTACGACAAACGCCGGTACTAA
- the thiW gene encoding energy coupling factor transporter S component ThiW gives MNTKKLVLMAMFVALAVAGSAFVWFPAGIARAYPVQHAINVIAAVVFGPGPAVVIALLTGAVRVLTGTGSLLAFPGGMIGALLAGVFYRYSGRIGFAAVGEILGTGIIASLVAVPYARVLMGTEVGALFFMPPFLVSSISGAVLGVVLVYRLEKTKSSKLLA, from the coding sequence ATGAATACAAAAAAACTCGTACTCATGGCGATGTTCGTCGCACTCGCCGTCGCCGGATCCGCGTTCGTCTGGTTCCCAGCCGGCATCGCCCGCGCCTATCCGGTACAGCATGCCATCAATGTCATCGCAGCTGTCGTCTTCGGGCCAGGGCCTGCAGTCGTCATCGCCTTATTGACCGGTGCGGTTCGCGTTTTAACGGGGACCGGCTCGCTGCTCGCTTTTCCCGGAGGCATGATCGGTGCCTTGCTTGCTGGTGTCTTTTATCGCTACAGCGGACGGATCGGTTTTGCGGCAGTCGGTGAAATCCTCGGAACCGGCATCATCGCCTCACTAGTCGCGGTGCCATACGCACGTGTCCTGATGGGAACCGAAGTCGGCGCCTTGTTCTTCATGCCGCCATTTCTCGTATCGAGCATCAGCGGTGCGGTGCTTGGCGTGGTGTTAGTGTACCGTTTGGAGAAAACGAAAAGCAGTAAATTATTGGCGTAA
- a CDS encoding class I SAM-dependent methyltransferase, protein MNIDILKQNRSSWNTVADHFNGVDALPGYGPFTQSENELRLLDSIEGKNVLDIGCGSGHSLLYVNKQGAKDMWGVDLSDKQIERATEMLNGLDAQLYCAAMEEDIGLPEAYFDIVYSIYAIGWTVDLDQTFRLIYSYLKPGGSFVFSWDHPLYVHLKSEDGLVSLNGSYQDEGSVHYANFKGEDAPMTIPKRKFSTYLNALVKAGFSIEQVVEPDVPHDLKDAEPVVSDRYYSLYKAQKFPTSFIIKARK, encoded by the coding sequence GTGAATATAGACATACTGAAACAAAACCGCTCGAGCTGGAACACGGTCGCCGACCATTTTAACGGCGTCGATGCGCTGCCTGGCTACGGGCCATTCACGCAAAGCGAGAACGAATTGCGGTTACTCGATTCAATTGAAGGCAAAAACGTGCTCGATATCGGCTGCGGCAGCGGCCATTCCTTGCTTTACGTGAACAAACAAGGCGCTAAAGATATGTGGGGCGTCGATTTATCCGATAAGCAAATCGAACGGGCAACAGAGATGTTAAATGGTTTGGATGCACAGCTCTATTGCGCTGCGATGGAAGAAGATATTGGCCTCCCGGAAGCCTATTTCGATATTGTCTATTCGATTTATGCGATTGGCTGGACAGTGGATCTCGACCAGACGTTCAGATTGATCTATTCGTATTTAAAGCCTGGCGGGTCGTTCGTTTTCAGTTGGGACCATCCGCTTTATGTGCATTTAAAAAGCGAAGATGGGCTTGTTTCACTGAACGGATCTTACCAGGATGAAGGCAGCGTGCATTATGCCAATTTTAAAGGCGAAGATGCCCCGATGACCATACCGAAGCGCAAGTTCAGCACGTATTTGAACGCCTTGGTGAAAGCCGGATTTTCCATCGAGCAAGTCGTCGAACCGGATGTGCCGCATGACTTGAAGGATGCAGAGCCGGTAGTGTCTGATCGTTATTACTCGCTCTATAAAGCGCAGAAATTCCCGACGAGCTTTATTATCAAGGCAAGGAAATAA
- a CDS encoding STAS domain-containing protein — translation MFKNIELQDFLLERTKGLTEQWYETLDKSAGGVYGETEPQAIEKLKQQNYEFHELFCSAFSKDKSDCIEIFKEWIMRVANDEAHLSTPFNSVIKEFFRTQKQYLELIEEFAVLQEETISHAQLNAWNQAVVDTTNAIILEFIDQNTKAAERRLNAQQEMIVEMSAPVILLSKDSGLLPLIGEINTYRAKIVFEKVLQQCHEKSIERLFIDLSGVPIIDTMVAHQIFQLIEGLKIIGVRTALAGISPEIAQTAIQLGVNFGEIDVYNKLDQALRYHKLEFTKN, via the coding sequence ATGTTCAAAAATATTGAGTTGCAGGATTTTCTGCTTGAGAGAACCAAGGGATTGACTGAACAATGGTATGAAACGCTCGATAAAAGTGCGGGTGGCGTCTATGGCGAAACCGAACCGCAGGCAATCGAGAAGCTGAAACAGCAAAATTACGAGTTCCACGAGTTGTTCTGTTCGGCTTTCAGCAAAGATAAAAGCGATTGCATCGAGATTTTCAAGGAATGGATCATGCGCGTTGCCAATGACGAAGCACATTTGTCGACACCGTTCAACTCGGTCATCAAGGAATTCTTCCGCACGCAAAAGCAATACTTGGAGCTGATCGAAGAATTCGCAGTATTGCAGGAAGAAACCATTTCGCATGCGCAGTTGAATGCGTGGAACCAAGCCGTGGTCGACACGACGAATGCCATCATTCTGGAGTTTATCGACCAGAACACGAAAGCGGCTGAACGCCGTTTGAATGCCCAACAGGAAATGATCGTCGAAATGAGCGCACCGGTCATCTTGCTTTCGAAAGACAGTGGATTGCTTCCATTGATCGGCGAGATCAATACATACCGTGCAAAAATCGTCTTCGAAAAAGTATTGCAGCAATGCCATGAGAAATCGATCGAGCGTTTGTTCATCGATCTTTCCGGTGTACCGATCATCGATACGATGGTCGCCCACCAGATCTTCCAGCTGATCGAAGGCTTGAAAATCATCGGTGTGCGCACCGCACTCGCCGGCATCAGCCCGGAAATCGCACAGACCGCGATTCAATTAGGCGTCAACTTCGGCGAAATCGATGTCTACAATAAATTAGACCAGGCCTTGCGTTATCACAAATTGGAATTTACGAAAAACTAA
- the thiM gene encoding hydroxyethylthiazole kinase — protein MLRELRARKPLIHCITNHVVSNFQANGLLALGVSPVMGDEQQEVAELTGHADALSLNIGTITERSFESMLIAGRAAMKKGIPIVLDPVGAGATAYRLQAVKRLLTELDITLLRCNAGELAAIAGADWQARGVDAGEGQGDLEAIAKQVVDEYQTIVAVTGTSDLVTDGDRTEHITGGDPLMASVTGMGCLLSAVLAAFLTDEESTPIDALAYGLQMYANAGSRASKIALNPGTFQMAFLDELSKRQEAALYGR, from the coding sequence ATGCTTAGAGAATTGCGCGCACGAAAACCCTTGATTCATTGCATCACCAATCACGTCGTCTCGAACTTTCAGGCAAATGGCTTGCTCGCGCTCGGCGTCTCGCCGGTCATGGGCGATGAACAACAGGAAGTCGCGGAACTCACAGGACACGCCGATGCCTTATCGCTCAATATTGGCACGATCACGGAGCGCTCTTTTGAAAGCATGCTCATTGCGGGACGCGCCGCAATGAAAAAAGGTATACCGATTGTGTTGGATCCGGTCGGTGCCGGGGCCACAGCTTATCGCTTGCAGGCCGTGAAGCGATTGCTGACGGAACTCGATATCACGCTACTCCGCTGCAATGCAGGTGAACTCGCGGCCATTGCAGGAGCGGACTGGCAAGCGCGCGGTGTCGATGCCGGAGAAGGACAAGGCGATTTGGAAGCTATCGCTAAACAAGTGGTGGATGAATACCAAACAATTGTCGCGGTAACAGGCACAAGCGATTTAGTGACAGATGGTGACCGGACCGAGCACATCACAGGCGGAGACCCGTTGATGGCGTCGGTCACGGGGATGGGTTGTTTGCTCAGTGCGGTGCTTGCCGCCTTTTTGACGGACGAAGAATCTACCCCGATAGATGCGCTTGCTTATGGTTTGCAGATGTATGCGAATGCAGGAAGCCGTGCCTCGAAAATCGCCTTGAATCCGGGAACTTTCCAGATGGCCTTTTTGGACGAACTATCCAAACGACAGGAGGCAGCACTTTATGGACGCTAA